A window from Solanum stenotomum isolate F172 chromosome 7, ASM1918654v1, whole genome shotgun sequence encodes these proteins:
- the LOC125871900 gene encoding uncharacterized protein LOC125871900 has product MNHCSIQQSNFAACEEMRRSYSSISDKKDAVVCPKPRRISPTRPLRWHVSHQQDLCDSRAGADLLDIILTKGDGSSVDQSAAAQVASSPPFFCGSPPSRVSNPLIQDARFWDEKVTPLSPRAIPIPSGLASSPSTSSARKGGCVSRANFGHNPAVRVEGFDCLDRDRRNCSIPTLA; this is encoded by the exons ATGAATCACTGTTCTATTCAACAAAGTAACTTTGCTGCTTGTGAAGAGATGAGGCGTTCTTATTCATCCATTTCCGATAAGAAAGACGCCGTTGTTTGCCCAAAACCTCGACGTATTAGCCCTACGAGACCTCTCAGATGGCATGTCAG CCATCAGCAAGACCTTTGTGATTCAAGAGCTGGAGCTGATTTATTGGATATCATCCTCACAAAG GGTGATGGTAGTAGTGTGGATCAATCAGCAGCAGCTCAAGTAGCCTCGTCGCCCCCATTTTTTTGTGGGTCACCGCCTAGCAGAGTATCTAACCCATTGATTCAAGATGCCCGATTCTGGGATGAGAAGGTCACCCCACTATCCCCACGGGCAATACCAATTCCCTCCGGATTGGCTTCGTCCCCCTCAACATCATCCGCCAGAAAAGGCGGATGTGTGAGCAGGGCGAATTTTGGCCATAATCCAGCAGTGAGAGTTGAAGGTTTCGATTGCCTTGACAGGGATCGTCGTAATTGCAGCATCCCTACTTTGGCTTAA
- the LOC125871895 gene encoding zinc finger protein CONSTANS-LIKE 16-like — translation MSSEKKLANAVGAKTARACDNCIRKRARWYCAADDAFLCQSCDSSVHSANPLARRHERVRLKTSSFKSLDEFPNLESTVLGSGSGSGSESVPSWHRGFTRKARTPRHGNKHAKRVKSTEEEEDEEEMKNPIQLVVPEILSDENSHDENEEEQLLYRVPIFDPFVEDGSNYGNKYSSNKVDFNQDMNTFQGLIAPSEMELADFAADVECLLGKGLDDEESFNYMEGLGFLEKHDEKLVKVEDEGEMGFVNMVSTNNHDINQVDYSDFDMVGDTFELKFDYDSQVISNLDEDKKVEFGEINYDSGKNNNKIMLNLDYECVLKSWADKRSPWTTGERPEVDSNDCWPVCMGNCGKIHSYGDIGIMNRHGGGGVDEGREARVLRYKEKRRTRLFSKKIRYEVRKLNAEKRPRMKGRFVKRTNFAPTPFPSLNK, via the exons ATGAGTTCTgagaaaaaattagcaaacGCGGTGGGCGCGAAAACGGCTAGGGCTTGTGACAATTGCATAAGGAAAAGGGCAAGATGGTATTGTGCAGCCGATGATGCTTTCTTGTGTCAATCTTGTGATTCATCCGTCCATTCGGCCAATCCTTTGGCTCGTAGACATGAAAGGGTTCGTCTTAAAACATCATCTTTCAAATCGTTAGATGAATTTCCCAATTTGGAAAGTACAGTCTTAGGGTCAGGGTCAGGGTCAGGGTCAGAGTCAGTTCCATCATGGCACCGTGGATTTACTAGAAAAGCACGAACACCTAGGCATGGTAATAAACATGCAAAAAGAGTTAAATCCacggaggaggaggaggatgaggaggaAATGAAAAACCCTATTCAACTCGTTGTCCCAGAGATATTAAGTGATGAAAATTCACACGATGAGAATGAAGAAGAGCAACTTTTATATCGCGTACCTATTTTTGACCCCTTTGTGGAGGATGGCTCTAATTATGGTAACAAATATTCTTCTAATAAAGTTGATTTTAATCAAGACATGAATACGTTTCAAGGTCTGATAGCTCCATCAGAGATGGAGCTAGCAGACTTTGCCGCGGATGTGGAATGTTTGTTAGGGAAAGGACTTGATGATGAAGAGTCATTTAATTATATGGAAGGTTTAGGTTTTTTGGAAAAACATGATGAGAAATTAGTGAAGGTTGAAGATGAAGGAGAAATGGGATTTGTGAATATGGTTAGTACTAATAATCATGATATTAATCAAGTTGATTATTCGGATTTTGATATGGTTGGTGACACGTTTGAGCTCAAGTTTGATTATGATTCACAAGTTATTAGTAACTTAGATGAAGATAAAAAGGTTGAATTTGGGGAGATAAATTATGATAGtgggaaaaataataataagattatGTTAAATCTTGATTATGAATGTGTTTTAAAATCTTGGGCTGACAAAAGGTCTCCGTGGACTACGGGCGAGCGGCCCGAAGTAGATTCCAATGACTGTTGGCCAGTGTGCATG GGAAATTGTGGAAAAATTCACTCATATGGAGACATAGGAATAATGAACAGACATGGAGGAGGAGGAGTGGATGAAGGAAGAGAAGCAAGAGTATTAAGGTACAAAGAAAAGCGACGAACAAggttgttttccaagaaaataagGTACGAGGTTAGGAAATTGAACGCTGAAAAAAGGCCTCGAATGAAAGGAAGATTCGTCAAGAGGACCAATTTTGCACCAACCCCTTTTCCTTCGCTTAATAAATAA